The proteins below are encoded in one region of Plutella xylostella chromosome 13, ilPluXylo3.1, whole genome shotgun sequence:
- the LOC119692263 gene encoding protein SON isoform X3, protein MRLDTSGGGRRRRVRRLRRTKRGIGASRYLGSVILNPYSRTGVRKKRRGTVYRRRRASRVSRYYALAARAPSKRRRSGGRARSRRRSASRSGPARRVLSLAVRKRRARSTRRRRAPSAPRAASRRNRTPSRPNVTEAGEKIIYPRSYNNN, encoded by the exons ATGCGGCTGGACACGTctggcggcgggcggcggcggcgggtgcGGCGCCTGCGCAGGACGAAGCGCGGCATCGGTGCCAGCCGCTACCTCGGCAGCGTCATACTT AATCCGTATTCCCGGACAGGCGTGAGGAAGAAGCGCCGTGGCACGGTGTacaggcggcggcgcgcgagcCGCGTGTCTCGCTACTACGCGTTGGCGGCGCGGGCTCCGTCCAAGCGGCGCCGCAGCGGGGGCCGCGCGCGCTCGCGCCGCCGGTCCGCCTCGCGCTCGGGCCCTGCGCGCCGCGTGCTGTCGCTGGCCGTGCGCAAGCGCCGCGCCCGCTcaacgcgccgccgccgcgcgccctccgcgccccgcgccgcctccCGCCGCAACCGCACCCCCTCACGACCCAATGTAACCGAAGCTGGCGAGAAGATCATATACCCTAGATcgtataacaataattaa